Proteins from a single region of Verrucosispora sp. NA02020:
- a CDS encoding GntR family transcriptional regulator yields METDDRPRYAQIADELGRRIDAGIIGVGLPFPSDAQLQEEFSVARNTVRQALDVLRAQGRIHTVKGRGSYVRPRVPARRVAASRYKADVSSTPDRPQTAVTHDYGIPFSQHNPDVVIARESASPEVAELFQVEAGTPLVRRDLVFRLEGWPTHMSTSFYLAEMVDGTWVAGPGSEPAPGGAIGHLASLGVRVTRVLETVESRMPSPREAEVLRMSAGPVLAITRRMLADGRVVEVAREIVYPGDGVRLEYEVDL; encoded by the coding sequence ATGGAGACCGACGACCGCCCCCGCTACGCCCAGATCGCAGACGAACTCGGGCGGCGCATCGACGCGGGCATAATCGGCGTCGGTCTCCCGTTCCCGTCCGACGCCCAACTACAGGAAGAGTTCAGCGTCGCCCGCAACACAGTCCGGCAAGCCCTGGATGTGCTGCGTGCCCAGGGCCGCATTCACACGGTCAAAGGCCGAGGATCCTACGTTCGCCCCCGAGTTCCTGCCCGGCGTGTCGCCGCGTCCCGGTACAAGGCGGACGTGTCTTCCACCCCGGATCGTCCGCAGACGGCGGTGACCCACGACTACGGCATCCCGTTTTCGCAGCACAACCCTGATGTGGTGATCGCCCGCGAGTCGGCGTCACCGGAGGTCGCCGAACTGTTCCAGGTGGAGGCGGGCACGCCGCTGGTGCGCCGCGATCTGGTGTTCCGGCTAGAAGGCTGGCCTACCCACATGTCGACGTCGTTCTACCTCGCCGAAATGGTGGATGGCACGTGGGTTGCCGGACCAGGGTCGGAGCCGGCGCCGGGCGGCGCGATCGGGCATTTGGCGTCGCTGGGGGTGCGGGTGACTCGGGTGTTGGAGACGGTGGAGTCGCGGATGCCGTCGCCTCGGGAGGCTGAGGTGTTGCGCATGTCGGCGGGCCCCGTTTTGGCGATCACTCGGCGAATGCTGGCCGACGGTCGGGTGGTGGAGGTTGCGCGGGAGATCGTGTATCCGGGTGATGGGGTGCGGTTGGAGTACGAGGTGGATTTGTAG